The Halogeometricum rufum genome has a segment encoding these proteins:
- a CDS encoding acyl-CoA dehydrogenase family protein codes for MEIADAGSALTDEQRAIRDVVREFAVEEVRPTAREADETETFPEDVWDGLAELDLTGLTVPEEYGGFDADRTTYALVNEQVAYGQLAVATALSVHSLATSCIAEFGTDDQRERWLPEMARGRPVGMFALSEPDAGSNPAEMSTVARREGDEYVIDGKKQWITNGQRGDVCILFAKTDPDDPGSVTQFLVPKDAGVEVGKKEHKLGLRASDTTALRFDGVRVPAENRLTEEGKGLSAAFRILTGGRIGIAAQAVGLAQSAFDEARDYAHDREQFGGPISDIQSVRHKFSEMATQIHAARLLVREAARQEDAGEDPRTAAAMAKYFASEAAVDVTNEAVQIHGGYGYTTDFEVERMYRDSKITTIYEGTSEIQKEVIARGVLD; via the coding sequence ATGGAAATCGCAGACGCCGGGTCGGCGCTCACCGACGAGCAACGGGCCATCCGCGACGTGGTTCGGGAGTTCGCCGTCGAGGAGGTTCGCCCGACGGCGCGGGAGGCCGACGAGACGGAGACGTTCCCCGAGGACGTCTGGGACGGACTCGCCGAACTCGACCTGACCGGGCTGACGGTCCCCGAGGAGTACGGCGGGTTCGACGCCGACCGGACGACGTACGCCCTCGTCAACGAACAGGTGGCCTACGGCCAACTCGCCGTGGCGACGGCGCTGTCGGTCCACAGTCTGGCCACCTCCTGCATCGCCGAGTTCGGCACCGACGACCAGCGGGAACGGTGGTTACCCGAGATGGCCCGCGGGCGCCCCGTCGGGATGTTCGCGCTGTCGGAACCCGACGCCGGGTCGAACCCGGCGGAGATGTCGACCGTCGCCCGGCGGGAGGGCGACGAGTACGTGATAGACGGCAAGAAGCAGTGGATAACGAACGGCCAACGCGGCGACGTCTGCATCCTGTTCGCGAAGACCGACCCCGACGACCCGGGGTCTGTCACGCAGTTTCTCGTCCCGAAAGACGCGGGCGTCGAAGTCGGCAAGAAGGAGCACAAACTCGGCCTGCGCGCCTCGGACACGACGGCCCTCCGCTTCGACGGCGTTCGCGTCCCGGCCGAGAACCGACTCACGGAGGAAGGGAAAGGCCTCTCCGCGGCGTTCCGCATCCTCACCGGCGGCCGCATCGGCATCGCCGCGCAGGCGGTCGGACTCGCGCAGTCGGCGTTCGACGAGGCGCGCGACTACGCCCACGACAGGGAGCAGTTCGGCGGCCCCATCTCGGACATCCAGTCGGTCCGCCACAAGTTCTCCGAGATGGCGACGCAGATTCACGCCGCGCGCCTGCTGGTCCGCGAGGCGGCCAGACAGGAGGACGCGGGCGAGGACCCCCGCACCGCGGCGGCGATGGCGAAGTACTTCGCCAGCGAGGCGGCCGTGGACGTGACGAACGAGGCGGTCCAGATTCACGGCGGGTACGGCTACACTACGGACTTCGAAGTCGAGCGGATGTACCGCGACTCGAAGATAACGACCATCTACGAGGGAACGAGCGAGATACAGAAGGAGGTCATCGCACGCGGCGTCCTCGACTGA
- a CDS encoding HAD family hydrolase has product MPNADRPDGLDAAAFDAVVWDLDGTLVHLAVDWEAVATDAEATFRSAGVDADGMDLWAMLDLADAEGMRDDVEAVIADHEREGARRSTRLACADRMGAFDAEGVCSLNCEAACRVALDAHDLTSHADAVVGRDSVATRKPDPEPLLETLRRMDAAPEEAVFVGDSRRDELTAERAGVAFRYVGDGPSGV; this is encoded by the coding sequence ATGCCGAACGCAGACCGACCAGACGGACTCGACGCCGCGGCGTTCGACGCGGTGGTGTGGGACCTCGACGGAACGCTCGTCCACCTGGCGGTGGACTGGGAGGCCGTCGCCACAGACGCCGAAGCGACGTTCCGGTCGGCCGGCGTCGACGCCGACGGCATGGACCTGTGGGCGATGCTGGACCTCGCGGATGCCGAGGGGATGCGCGACGACGTCGAAGCCGTCATCGCCGACCACGAACGAGAGGGGGCCCGACGCTCGACGCGACTCGCCTGCGCCGACCGGATGGGGGCGTTCGACGCCGAGGGGGTCTGCTCGCTCAACTGCGAGGCGGCCTGTCGCGTCGCCCTCGACGCGCACGACCTGACCTCGCACGCGGACGCCGTCGTCGGCCGCGACTCCGTGGCGACGCGGAAGCCCGACCCCGAACCCCTGCTGGAGACGCTCCGCCGCATGGACGCCGCGCCCGAGGAGGCCGTATTCGTCGGCGACTCGCGGCGCGACGAACTGACGGCCGAACGCGCGGGCGTCGCCTTCCGCTACGTCGGCGACGGGCCGTCCGGCGTGTGA
- a CDS encoding M48 family metallopeptidase, with the protein MSQSARHVGRDRAVSVGLYLRMGAVVALLLGAPVGAILYLLFGTHDVTNPVGVAGAVVVGTVALGGVQYAFGVRSTLDGVDAAAIDAADAPGLVARVERLADEMDIATPTLYVASLGGPNAFAVGRRGSGAVVLSSELLRELDADEVVGVAAHELAHLRHRDSVLMTAATTIRRVVVTLVTAAAAFAVLLAAVLVEGSNDRGRSGVDWERTSALLVGGALVATTNVYLLLTMALSRHREFAADAAAARAVGDHRGLVSALKTIETAARRRGEPATDSATAALCIRGSVRSRLAGLFASHPPTAARIHALERRFGTPDDASVKSATP; encoded by the coding sequence ATGTCACAGTCGGCTCGGCACGTCGGTCGCGATCGCGCCGTCTCCGTCGGTCTCTACCTGCGGATGGGCGCGGTCGTCGCACTGCTTCTCGGCGCTCCCGTCGGCGCGATACTGTACCTCCTGTTCGGCACCCACGACGTGACTAACCCGGTCGGCGTCGCGGGTGCCGTCGTGGTCGGCACCGTCGCCCTCGGCGGCGTCCAGTACGCGTTCGGAGTCCGCTCGACGCTCGACGGCGTGGACGCCGCGGCGATAGACGCGGCGGACGCGCCGGGCCTCGTCGCGCGCGTCGAACGGTTGGCCGACGAGATGGACATCGCGACGCCGACGCTGTATGTCGCCTCTCTGGGCGGCCCGAACGCCTTCGCCGTCGGCCGACGAGGGTCGGGCGCCGTCGTCCTCTCGTCGGAACTGCTCCGCGAACTCGACGCCGACGAGGTGGTCGGCGTCGCCGCGCACGAACTCGCGCACCTGCGACACCGCGACAGTGTGCTGATGACGGCCGCGACGACCATCCGACGGGTCGTCGTCACGCTGGTGACAGCGGCCGCCGCGTTCGCCGTCCTCCTCGCGGCCGTCCTCGTCGAGGGGTCGAACGACCGAGGGCGCTCCGGCGTCGACTGGGAGCGAACGTCGGCGCTCCTCGTCGGGGGCGCCCTGGTGGCGACGACGAACGTCTACCTCCTGTTGACGATGGCGCTGTCGCGGCACCGCGAGTTCGCGGCCGACGCGGCGGCGGCCCGCGCCGTCGGCGACCATCGCGGCCTCGTCAGCGCGCTGAAAACCATCGAGACGGCGGCCCGGCGACGCGGGGAACCCGCGACCGACTCGGCCACCGCCGCACTCTGCATCCGCGGGTCCGTCCGGAGTCGACTCGCCGGCCTGTTCGCGAGTCACCCGCCGACGGCCGCCCGTATCCACGCGCTCGAACGGCGGTTCGGAACGCCGGACGACGCGAGCGTTAAGTCCGCCACGCCCTAA
- a CDS encoding RtcB family protein codes for MSDDDVKEFGDVRLERVREYVWEMPREGEMRVPARVLASEELLEQIRQDKTLEQLRNATHLPGMTKHAICMPDGHQGYGFPVGGVGATDTEDGCISPGSVGYDINCGVRMMRTNLTYDELQGNEEELVEALFANVPSGLGGGGIVESDVDTVESVLSRGMDWALEHGHAVEADLAHCEDEGYRPDADPSAVSQKAKDRGKNQLGSLGSGNHFLEVQRVTDVFREGVAGEFGLEEDQVVVLIHCGSRGLGHQVCSDYLREIEKRHGDLLASLPDKELAAAPAGSDLAEEYYGAMCAAINFAWVNRQLIMHRTRRVFERVFGRDWEAMEMDLLYDVAHNIAKKEVHEVEGEERELYVHRKGATRAFPAGRPELPDAYRDVGQPIIIPGSMGAGSYVLRGGENSLDLTFGSTAHGAGRTMSRTQAKKDYWGETVQEELRDQEKIYVKAQSGATIAEEAPGVYKDVDEVVRVSDALGIGDKVARTFPVCNIKG; via the coding sequence ATGAGCGACGACGACGTGAAAGAGTTCGGAGACGTTCGCCTCGAACGCGTCCGCGAGTACGTCTGGGAGATGCCGCGCGAGGGGGAGATGCGCGTGCCCGCCCGCGTCCTCGCCAGCGAGGAACTCCTCGAACAGATTCGACAGGACAAGACGCTCGAACAGTTGCGGAACGCCACCCACCTGCCGGGGATGACCAAGCACGCCATCTGCATGCCCGACGGCCACCAGGGGTACGGCTTCCCCGTCGGCGGGGTGGGGGCGACGGACACCGAAGACGGCTGTATCTCCCCCGGGAGCGTGGGATACGACATCAATTGCGGCGTCAGGATGATGCGAACGAACCTGACGTACGACGAACTGCAGGGCAACGAGGAGGAGTTGGTCGAAGCGCTGTTCGCCAACGTCCCCTCCGGACTGGGCGGCGGCGGCATCGTCGAGAGCGACGTGGACACCGTCGAGTCGGTTCTCTCGCGCGGCATGGACTGGGCGCTCGAACACGGCCACGCCGTCGAGGCGGACCTGGCCCACTGCGAGGACGAGGGCTACCGCCCGGACGCCGACCCGAGCGCCGTCTCGCAGAAGGCAAAGGACAGGGGGAAGAACCAACTCGGGAGCCTCGGGTCCGGCAACCACTTCCTCGAAGTTCAGCGCGTGACCGACGTGTTCCGCGAGGGCGTGGCCGGCGAGTTCGGCCTCGAAGAGGACCAGGTGGTCGTCCTCATCCACTGCGGGTCGCGCGGACTGGGCCACCAGGTGTGTTCGGACTACCTCCGGGAGATAGAGAAACGGCACGGTGACCTGCTGGCGTCGCTGCCCGACAAGGAACTGGCCGCCGCGCCCGCGGGGTCGGACCTCGCCGAGGAGTACTACGGCGCGATGTGCGCCGCCATCAACTTCGCGTGGGTGAACCGCCAACTCATCATGCACCGGACGCGCCGCGTGTTCGAACGGGTGTTCGGCCGCGACTGGGAGGCGATGGAGATGGACCTGCTGTACGACGTGGCGCACAACATCGCGAAGAAAGAGGTCCACGAAGTAGAGGGCGAAGAGCGCGAACTGTACGTCCACCGGAAGGGTGCGACGCGCGCGTTCCCCGCCGGGCGCCCCGAACTGCCGGACGCCTACCGCGACGTGGGACAGCCCATCATCATCCCCGGTAGCATGGGCGCAGGCAGTTACGTCCTCCGCGGCGGGGAGAACTCGCTGGACCTCACGTTCGGGTCCACCGCCCACGGCGCGGGGCGGACGATGAGTCGGACGCAGGCCAAGAAGGATTACTGGGGCGAGACGGTCCAGGAGGAACTGCGCGACCAAGAGAAGATATACGTCAAGGCGCAGTCCGGCGCGACGATAGCCGAGGAGGCACCGGGCGTCTACAAGGACGTCGACGAAGTCGTCCGCGTCTCCGACGCCCTCGGCATCGGCGACAAGGTGGCGCGGACGTTCCCCGTCTGCAACATCAAGGGCTGA
- a CDS encoding DUF7835 family putative zinc beta-ribbon protein encodes MRDRQGETTHRTAEVRRCARCGETTAHRTSIRIEENASREDVQAENEKFSRQPYVVYCCSDCGRSVTEQVS; translated from the coding sequence ATGAGAGACCGACAGGGCGAGACTACCCACAGGACCGCCGAGGTCAGACGATGTGCACGGTGTGGCGAGACGACGGCACACCGAACGTCGATTCGCATCGAAGAGAACGCGAGCCGAGAGGACGTTCAGGCAGAGAACGAGAAGTTCTCCCGACAGCCGTACGTCGTGTACTGCTGTTCGGACTGCGGTCGTTCGGTCACGGAACAGGTGTCGTAG
- a CDS encoding DoxX family protein yields MEQRQFAARVGSLAAVLTLAIVLTTGRVSAHVKYVTPGSDPVEVVAFLVTALSDPFTLAVLAAGGVAVAAGATLYLRLRPARRDVAVFRETMTSYRDLLPWLLRLSIGLPLVGAGFSGYFFSPVVQTTVPTFTRLFGIGVGFLLLFGFGTRLVAAAGLLAYLVGLAFEPALFLAFEYVPGLLAIALLGGGRPSADHLVSRLAAADTVYSRIDPFYRVVAVPFVRRVQPYTSLVPVVLRVGLGVSFVYLGVGQKLMNPGEALAVVAKYDLTGVVPVAPELWVVGAGLTEVLVGVALLFGAFTRGAAAVSFLLFTTTLFGLPDDPVLAHVSLFGLVSALLITGAGRFSVDARLRDAAAESGREDPPVSAD; encoded by the coding sequence ATGGAGCAACGCCAGTTCGCGGCCCGAGTCGGGTCGCTCGCAGCGGTGCTGACGCTCGCCATCGTCCTCACGACGGGACGGGTGAGCGCGCACGTGAAGTACGTGACGCCGGGGAGCGACCCCGTCGAAGTCGTGGCGTTCCTGGTGACGGCGCTGTCGGACCCGTTCACGCTCGCCGTCCTCGCGGCCGGCGGCGTCGCCGTCGCCGCCGGCGCGACGCTCTACCTCCGCCTCCGACCCGCCCGCCGCGACGTGGCCGTGTTCCGCGAGACGATGACCAGCTATCGCGACCTCCTGCCGTGGCTGCTGCGTCTGAGCATCGGGCTTCCGCTGGTCGGGGCTGGCTTCTCCGGCTACTTCTTCAGCCCCGTCGTCCAGACGACGGTTCCGACGTTCACCCGCCTGTTCGGCATCGGCGTCGGCTTCCTCCTCCTGTTCGGCTTCGGCACGCGCCTCGTCGCGGCCGCCGGACTCCTCGCGTACCTCGTCGGCCTCGCCTTCGAACCGGCGCTGTTCCTCGCGTTCGAGTACGTCCCCGGCCTCCTCGCCATCGCCCTCCTCGGCGGCGGGCGGCCGAGCGCCGACCACCTCGTGTCCCGTCTCGCCGCCGCCGACACCGTCTACTCGCGCATCGACCCCTTCTATCGCGTCGTCGCCGTCCCGTTCGTCCGCCGGGTCCAGCCGTACACCTCGCTCGTCCCCGTCGTCCTGCGCGTCGGTCTCGGCGTCTCGTTCGTCTACCTCGGCGTCGGACAGAAACTGATGAACCCTGGGGAAGCGCTCGCCGTCGTCGCGAAGTACGACCTCACCGGCGTCGTCCCCGTCGCGCCCGAACTGTGGGTCGTCGGCGCCGGACTCACGGAGGTTCTCGTCGGCGTCGCCCTCCTGTTCGGCGCGTTCACGCGCGGGGCCGCCGCCGTCTCCTTCCTCCTGTTCACGACCACCCTCTTCGGCCTCCCGGACGACCCGGTACTCGCGCACGTCTCGCTGTTCGGTCTGGTCTCGGCGCTCCTGATTACGGGCGCCGGCAGGTTCTCCGTCGACGCGCGACTCCGCGACGCCGCGGCGGAGTCGGGCCGCGAAGACCCGCCCGTGTCTGCCGACTGA
- a CDS encoding archease → MSFELRDHTADVAVAASAPTLDALFAAVADGLAAAGCDAIPEAGGDRFAVDVDAESVEALLFDYLDELIFERDVRAVLPVDNEASVRRSDGAWTLSGSARGVPLDAVDAREVKAVTYSEMRVEETDDGWEAYVVFDV, encoded by the coding sequence ATGAGCTTCGAACTCCGCGACCACACCGCCGACGTGGCCGTCGCCGCGTCCGCGCCGACGCTCGATGCGCTGTTCGCCGCCGTCGCCGACGGACTCGCGGCGGCCGGGTGCGACGCGATTCCCGAGGCGGGTGGGGACCGCTTCGCGGTCGACGTCGACGCCGAGAGCGTCGAGGCCCTCCTGTTCGACTACCTCGACGAACTCATCTTCGAACGCGACGTTCGCGCCGTACTCCCGGTGGACAACGAGGCGTCTGTACGCCGAAGCGACGGCGCGTGGACGCTCTCGGGGTCCGCCCGCGGCGTCCCCCTCGACGCCGTGGACGCCCGGGAGGTGAAGGCCGTCACGTACTCCGAGATGCGCGTCGAGGAGACCGACGACGGCTGGGAGGCGTACGTCGTCTTCGACGTCTGA
- a CDS encoding GNAT family N-acetyltransferase, protein MSVNVEKRVDEPGSAEHAEEAWELKERIRTSEGVLKQRRGFFMDAYRRATTHLFFEDDTLMGFASTRRDGYILFLAVAPEARGKGYGKRLVAEVARDHRSVSCHARTTNEDALSFYEHIGFEIQRKIGNYYEDGGDAYYLRLGEKASIREKFSDLFRR, encoded by the coding sequence GTGAGCGTCAACGTGGAGAAGCGAGTGGACGAACCCGGGTCCGCCGAACACGCCGAGGAGGCGTGGGAACTCAAAGAGCGCATCCGGACGTCCGAGGGCGTGCTGAAGCAGCGACGCGGCTTCTTCATGGACGCCTACCGCCGCGCGACGACGCACCTGTTCTTCGAGGACGACACGCTCATGGGGTTCGCCTCCACGCGACGCGACGGCTACATCCTGTTTCTCGCCGTCGCCCCCGAGGCCCGCGGGAAGGGCTACGGCAAGCGACTCGTCGCCGAAGTCGCCCGCGACCACCGCTCGGTCTCCTGTCACGCCCGGACGACGAACGAGGACGCCCTCTCGTTCTACGAGCACATCGGCTTCGAGATACAGCGCAAGATAGGCAACTACTACGAGGACGGCGGCGACGCCTACTACCTCCGCCTCGGCGAGAAAGCGAGCATCCGCGAGAAGTTCTCCGACCTGTTCCGACGGTAG
- a CDS encoding GYD domain-containing protein, whose amino-acid sequence MPTYIAHVDVDEAEYQNPQELVSIWGTVREDVQQLGGEMLDTHAVLGPYDFDVRFRVEDDDAAFRVTQTIERHGLDTETLQALPVERLGELVDDV is encoded by the coding sequence ATGCCGACGTACATCGCGCACGTCGACGTCGACGAGGCCGAGTACCAGAACCCGCAGGAACTCGTCTCCATCTGGGGGACCGTCCGCGAGGACGTCCAGCAACTCGGCGGCGAGATGCTCGACACCCACGCGGTCCTCGGTCCCTACGACTTCGACGTCCGCTTCCGAGTCGAGGACGACGACGCCGCGTTCCGCGTGACGCAGACCATCGAGCGTCACGGACTCGACACGGAGACGCTCCAGGCGCTTCCGGTGGAACGACTGGGAGAGTTGGTCGACGACGTCTGA
- a CDS encoding sugar phosphate isomerase/epimerase family protein produces MYIGVLTVPLGGESLADALSYLDDIGVQGVELGVGGFPGDDHLDRTAYLDDESKQEELHDLLAEHDMQVSALATHNNPLHPDDEEAETADTELREAIELAAQLDVNTVTCFSGLPAGGPDDEVPNWITAPWPSEHADAHEYQWEVATEYWSDVAEFADEHGVDIAIEMHPNMLVYEPTGMLKLREATNERVGANFDPSHLYWQGIEVTDAIRFLGEEDAIHHFHAKDTKVYEPESRVKGVLDTTDYTDEANRSWLFRSIGYGHGESHWKDVVSTLRMVGYEGALSIEHEDSLTSSREGLEKAVDVLGRAVFDTTPGDAYWAE; encoded by the coding sequence ATGTACATCGGCGTACTTACCGTTCCGCTCGGAGGCGAATCGCTCGCCGACGCGCTCTCGTATCTGGACGACATCGGCGTGCAGGGCGTCGAACTCGGCGTCGGCGGCTTCCCCGGCGACGACCACCTCGACCGGACCGCCTACCTCGACGACGAGTCGAAGCAGGAGGAGTTGCACGACCTGTTGGCCGAACACGACATGCAGGTGAGCGCGCTGGCGACGCACAACAACCCGCTGCACCCGGACGACGAGGAGGCCGAGACGGCCGACACCGAACTCCGCGAGGCCATCGAACTCGCCGCGCAGTTGGACGTGAACACGGTCACCTGCTTCTCGGGGCTCCCGGCGGGCGGCCCCGACGACGAGGTGCCGAACTGGATCACCGCGCCGTGGCCGTCCGAACACGCCGACGCCCACGAGTACCAGTGGGAGGTGGCGACGGAGTACTGGTCCGACGTGGCCGAGTTCGCCGACGAGCACGGCGTCGACATCGCCATCGAGATGCACCCGAACATGCTCGTCTACGAGCCGACGGGGATGCTGAAACTGCGCGAGGCGACGAACGAACGGGTCGGCGCGAACTTCGACCCCTCGCACCTCTACTGGCAGGGCATCGAAGTCACGGACGCCATCCGCTTCCTCGGCGAGGAGGACGCCATCCACCACTTCCACGCGAAGGACACGAAGGTGTACGAACCCGAGTCACGCGTCAAGGGCGTCCTCGACACCACGGACTACACCGACGAGGCGAACCGCTCGTGGCTGTTCCGCTCCATCGGCTACGGCCACGGCGAGAGCCACTGGAAGGACGTCGTCTCGACGCTCCGGATGGTCGGCTACGAGGGCGCCCTCTCCATCGAACACGAGGACTCGCTCACCTCCTCGCGCGAGGGACTGGAGAAGGCCGTGGACGTCCTCGGACGCGCCGTCTTCGACACGACGCCCGGCGACGCCTACTGGGCGGAGTAA
- a CDS encoding Gfo/Idh/MocA family protein — translation MTLDVAVLGYRFMGKAHSNALARLPMFFPDAPDVHRHTLIGRDEEALADAADELGFEHTATDWESVVDEVDAFYNLGPNHVHSEPSIAALEADTPVFCEKPLAPTLDEAEEMRAAAADSEAIAGCAFNYRFVPAIRYAKGLIDDGELGEIRHVRGSYMQDWLTDADAPWSWRNDEEMAGSGALGDLGAHTIDLARFLVGDAAGDFERVSGNLQTFVDERPVEGGEGTRPVTVDDAYSAQATFENGAMGTFEASRVADGHKNDHTIRIHGTEGSLKFSLERLNELEYKAADHRGYETILVTDGDDPYLDHWWPPGHVLGWEHTFVHENYEFLSAVRDGESFAPSFEDGYAVQRILDAVERSDDGGEWVSL, via the coding sequence ATGACGCTCGACGTCGCCGTACTCGGCTACCGGTTCATGGGCAAAGCCCACTCGAACGCGCTGGCGCGTCTCCCGATGTTCTTCCCGGACGCCCCCGACGTGCACCGCCACACGCTCATCGGGCGCGACGAGGAAGCCCTCGCCGACGCCGCCGACGAGTTGGGGTTCGAACACACCGCGACCGACTGGGAGTCCGTCGTCGACGAGGTGGACGCCTTCTACAACCTCGGGCCGAACCACGTCCACTCGGAACCGTCGATAGCCGCGCTGGAAGCCGACACGCCCGTCTTCTGCGAGAAACCGCTCGCGCCGACGCTGGACGAAGCCGAGGAGATGCGCGCCGCCGCCGCCGACTCCGAGGCGATAGCGGGGTGCGCGTTCAACTACCGCTTCGTGCCGGCGATTCGCTACGCGAAGGGGCTCATCGACGACGGCGAACTCGGCGAGATTCGGCACGTCCGCGGGAGTTACATGCAGGACTGGCTGACCGACGCCGACGCGCCGTGGTCGTGGCGCAACGACGAGGAGATGGCCGGAAGCGGCGCGCTGGGTGACCTCGGCGCGCACACCATCGACCTGGCGCGCTTCCTCGTCGGCGACGCCGCCGGCGACTTCGAACGCGTCTCCGGCAACCTCCAGACGTTCGTCGACGAGCGACCGGTCGAGGGCGGCGAGGGGACGCGCCCGGTGACGGTGGACGACGCCTACTCCGCGCAGGCGACGTTCGAGAACGGCGCGATGGGGACGTTCGAGGCGTCGCGCGTCGCCGACGGGCACAAGAACGACCACACCATCCGCATCCACGGCACCGAGGGCAGCCTGAAGTTCTCGCTGGAACGGCTGAACGAACTGGAGTACAAGGCGGCCGACCACCGGGGGTACGAGACGATTCTCGTCACCGACGGCGACGACCCGTACCTCGACCACTGGTGGCCGCCGGGGCACGTCCTCGGCTGGGAGCACACGTTCGTCCACGAGAACTACGAGTTCCTCTCGGCCGTCCGCGACGGCGAGTCGTTCGCCCCGTCGTTCGAGGACGGCTACGCGGTCCAGCGGATTCTGGACGCCGTCGAACGCTCCGACGACGGCGGCGAGTGGGTGTCGCTGTAG